A genomic region of Dactylococcopsis salina PCC 8305 contains the following coding sequences:
- a CDS encoding DUF2301 domain-containing membrane protein: MVYQGQFGTYTITERDRAEVIIYRSGLGIAALSFAVGTLLLFWQGTTPVILQTLTYLYGLFSLGLGISLMTIHIYLLPLHRLLQLFWLIGTIAAMIITLQADVPLALYVYNHPLTLFGVGFTFAALTGIFFKEGFCFHRLETQILTPLVPILLLGHLTGLIPSQIESILLATWTALFLVFALRKIPQDIPSDIGDKSVFDYLKQQRAS, from the coding sequence ATGGTGTATCAAGGACAGTTTGGGACTTATACAATTACAGAGCGCGATCGAGCGGAAGTCATCATTTATCGTAGTGGGTTAGGAATCGCAGCGTTAAGTTTTGCAGTGGGAACACTGCTACTATTTTGGCAAGGAACAACCCCAGTCATCTTACAAACTCTGACCTATTTATATGGATTATTTTCCCTGGGATTAGGCATTAGTTTAATGACGATTCATATTTATTTACTACCGCTTCATCGTCTCTTACAATTGTTTTGGTTAATCGGAACGATCGCCGCCATGATTATTACTCTCCAAGCTGATGTTCCCCTCGCTTTATATGTTTATAATCATCCTCTAACCTTATTCGGAGTTGGCTTTACTTTCGCCGCTTTAACAGGAATCTTTTTTAAGGAAGGATTCTGTTTTCATCGCTTGGAAACACAGATTCTCACTCCTCTTGTCCCGATTTTATTATTAGGACATTTAACGGGACTCATTCCATCACAAATCGAATCAATATTGTTAGCAACTTGGACAGCGCTTTTCCTCGTTTTTGCTCTCAGAAAAATTCCTCAAGATATTCCCTCTGATATCGGAGATAAATCTGTGTTTGATTATCTCAAACAGCAACGTGCTTCTTAA
- a CDS encoding SPFH domain-containing protein, with protein MVTSSGEYIKTTGPGMHWKIPFQQGHRQYPVSIEKMRIQGVSISTIDNYAINATIVLLYRLPEEKLEEIHRNVPDYQESMEVVATSRFKNELGNIEMDKLADQRSEIEQKVYQSVKQEIDRLFDINVVDFTIPYYGWSDSFKQAAKREAQAETDLEVARQEAKQAEILYNRGITIKKHVAV; from the coding sequence ATCGTCACCAGTTCTGGAGAATATATTAAAACCACCGGCCCTGGAATGCACTGGAAAATTCCCTTTCAACAAGGTCATCGTCAATATCCAGTAAGCATTGAAAAAATGAGGATTCAAGGTGTCAGTATCTCAACCATAGATAATTATGCCATTAACGCCACGATCGTTCTTCTCTATCGCTTACCAGAAGAAAAATTAGAGGAGATTCATCGTAATGTTCCCGACTATCAAGAAAGTATGGAAGTGGTTGCGACCAGTCGATTTAAAAATGAATTAGGGAACATCGAAATGGATAAATTAGCAGATCAACGATCAGAAATTGAACAGAAAGTTTATCAAAGTGTGAAACAAGAAATCGATCGTTTATTTGATATCAATGTCGTTGACTTTACCATTCCTTATTATGGTTGGTCAGACTCCTTTAAACAAGCAGCAAAAAGAGAAGCACAAGCAGAAACTGACCTGGAAGTTGCGCGTCAAGAAGCAAAACAAGCTGAAATTTTATACAATCGCGGAATAACAATTAAGAAGCACGTTGCTGTTTGA
- the recA gene encoding recombinase RecA translates to MASTTTITNNPDKEKALNLVLNQIERNFGKGAIMRLGDAAQMKVETIPTGAHTLDIALGGGLPKGRIIEIYGPESSGKTTLALHAIAEAQKGGGVAAFVDAEHALDPTYSDALGVDIENLLVSQPDTGESALEIVDQLVRSAAVDIVVVDSVAALTPRAEIEGEMGDTQVGLQARLMSKALRKIAGNIGKSGCTVIFLNQLRQKIGVTYGSPEVTTGGNALKFYCSVRLDIRRIQTLKKGSEGEYGIRAKVKVAKNKVAPPFRIAEFDIIFGHGISQLGCLVDIAEQTDVINRKGAWYSYQGDNIAQGRDNTIKYLEENPEKVAEIEAAVHEKIEMGALVPANSATNKKSKKNNDANELESTEEK, encoded by the coding sequence ATGGCATCAACTACAACAATCACGAATAATCCCGATAAAGAAAAAGCTCTAAACCTCGTTCTCAACCAAATTGAGCGCAATTTTGGCAAGGGAGCAATCATGCGGTTAGGGGATGCCGCGCAGATGAAGGTGGAAACCATCCCCACTGGAGCGCACACCCTCGATATTGCTTTAGGAGGTGGCTTACCGAAAGGAAGAATCATTGAAATCTATGGTCCAGAAAGTTCAGGGAAAACGACTTTAGCTCTCCACGCGATCGCAGAAGCACAGAAAGGAGGAGGAGTCGCTGCCTTTGTGGATGCAGAACACGCCCTCGACCCCACTTATTCCGATGCGTTGGGGGTTGACATTGAGAACCTTTTAGTGTCTCAACCAGACACAGGGGAATCGGCATTAGAAATTGTGGATCAACTGGTTCGATCGGCGGCGGTTGATATTGTGGTCGTCGATTCTGTGGCGGCGTTAACCCCTCGTGCGGAAATTGAAGGGGAAATGGGGGATACTCAAGTCGGTTTACAAGCTCGTCTGATGAGTAAGGCTTTACGGAAGATTGCAGGAAATATTGGTAAATCAGGCTGTACGGTAATTTTCCTCAATCAACTCCGACAAAAAATTGGTGTCACCTACGGTAGTCCAGAAGTGACAACGGGAGGAAACGCGCTCAAGTTTTATTGTTCGGTACGACTCGATATTCGACGCATTCAAACCTTGAAGAAAGGAAGCGAGGGAGAATATGGGATTCGTGCGAAAGTAAAAGTGGCGAAAAATAAAGTTGCTCCTCCTTTTCGGATTGCTGAGTTTGATATTATTTTTGGACATGGTATTTCTCAGCTTGGGTGTTTGGTGGATATTGCTGAACAAACTGATGTCATTAACCGTAAGGGAGCGTGGTATAGCTATCAAGGTGATAATATTGCCCAAGGACGAGATAACACGATCAAATACTTAGAAGAAAATCCAGAAAAAGTGGCTGAAATTGAAGCCGCTGTTCACGAAAAAATTGAGATGGGAGCGTTAGTTCCTGCAAATTCTGCGACGAATAAGAAGTCGAAGAAAAATAATGATGCTAATGAGTTAGAGTCAACGGAAGAAAAATAA
- a CDS encoding potassium channel family protein, whose amino-acid sequence MKNPPWRERLRYAFDNILSRGSIALLGWLIIIGAVVVLTVSFITWETGYASQPTFADQIWTFLVTTLISWDPTEGLPWPTRISMLILILFNLFTVSIIIGVIVAGIEGKLYQLRRGRSQVLESDHIVILGWSTQVFPILSELLLIDDDRVPVTVVILGDKDKVEMEEEVRTRIRKNRRIRVICRQGVATDLIDLKITNLDRAKSIIILPPEQNNNPDTSVIKTLLALSNNPERRLEPYRIVTEIQNPKNLQIAETVGKDRVEFVLTGDFIARVIAQICRQPGLSRVYLELLSFAGNEIYFDAVTTLAGETFSESIFAYENAIVIGYCPENGAPCLKPPPDTILREGDQMIVIADNFREMKFWENRERVKFLETSLSNKTVGKKPEKFLILGWNEQAETIIEKLDAYVCLGSVATVIADESIICQDSNPKLQRLQHLSVLFEKGDITDRQLLNRLPLQVIDHIILLAYSDDLDAEEADGITLTSLLHLRQIAKEGGYHFSITSEMMDSRNQQLATIAQVDDFIVSDRLTSLMISQIAENPLCSDVINELLEPNGCEIYLKPISNYIQIHESVSFYTLMKAAQKRGEIAIGYRCSNQGTKEFQGYGIVLNPIKLAPIKLTQRDRLIVIGEDF is encoded by the coding sequence ATGAAAAATCCTCCCTGGCGTGAACGCTTAAGATATGCCTTTGATAATATCCTCTCTAGAGGTTCGATCGCACTTTTAGGATGGTTAATTATTATTGGCGCGGTGGTTGTTCTAACTGTCTCTTTTATTACTTGGGAAACGGGTTACGCTTCACAACCCACTTTTGCGGATCAGATTTGGACATTTTTAGTAACAACTTTAATTTCTTGGGACCCCACAGAAGGTTTACCCTGGCCCACCCGAATTAGTATGCTAATTTTAATTCTCTTTAATTTGTTTACTGTCAGCATTATTATTGGTGTGATTGTTGCGGGAATTGAGGGGAAACTTTATCAACTTCGTCGCGGTCGATCGCAAGTTTTAGAGTCTGACCATATTGTAATTTTAGGTTGGTCAACACAAGTGTTTCCAATTCTTTCAGAATTACTTTTAATTGATGACGATCGAGTTCCAGTAACAGTGGTTATTCTCGGTGATAAAGATAAAGTGGAAATGGAAGAGGAAGTGCGAACTCGGATTCGGAAAAACCGTCGGATCCGAGTCATTTGTCGTCAAGGAGTCGCCACTGATTTAATTGATTTAAAAATTACAAATTTAGATCGCGCTAAATCAATTATTATTCTTCCTCCTGAACAAAATAATAATCCTGATACCAGTGTCATTAAAACTTTATTAGCCCTTTCTAATAATCCAGAACGTCGTTTAGAACCTTATCGAATTGTCACCGAAATTCAAAATCCGAAAAACCTACAAATTGCAGAAACTGTCGGAAAAGATCGAGTAGAATTTGTTTTAACAGGAGATTTTATTGCGCGAGTGATTGCTCAAATTTGTCGCCAACCTGGTTTATCTAGAGTCTATTTAGAGTTACTTTCTTTTGCGGGAAATGAGATTTATTTTGATGCTGTAACTACTCTCGCTGGTGAGACATTTTCGGAGAGTATCTTTGCTTATGAAAACGCGATCGTCATTGGTTATTGTCCTGAAAATGGTGCGCCTTGTTTGAAACCTCCTCCTGATACTATTTTAAGAGAAGGCGATCAAATGATTGTCATCGCTGATAATTTTCGAGAAATGAAGTTTTGGGAAAACCGCGAACGGGTTAAGTTTTTAGAAACGTCTTTAAGCAATAAAACGGTGGGAAAAAAGCCTGAGAAGTTTTTGATTTTAGGTTGGAATGAACAAGCAGAAACCATCATTGAAAAACTAGATGCTTATGTTTGTTTAGGATCAGTGGCGACAGTTATCGCAGATGAAAGTATAATTTGCCAAGATTCTAATCCGAAGTTACAACGATTACAACATCTCAGTGTCTTATTTGAAAAGGGAGATATTACCGATCGTCAACTCTTAAATCGTCTTCCTTTACAAGTCATTGATCATATTATTTTACTGGCTTATTCTGATGATTTAGACGCAGAAGAAGCGGATGGGATTACATTAACATCTCTCTTACATTTAAGACAAATTGCGAAGGAGGGAGGATATCATTTTTCTATTACTAGCGAGATGATGGATAGTCGGAATCAACAGTTAGCAACGATCGCACAAGTGGATGATTTTATTGTCAGCGATCGTCTCACCAGTTTAATGATTTCTCAAATTGCAGAAAATCCTTTATGTAGTGATGTGATTAATGAATTATTAGAACCGAATGGTTGCGAAATTTATCTAAAACCGATTTCTAATTATATCCAAATCCATGAATCTGTTTCTTTTTATACCCTAATGAAAGCCGCACAAAAACGAGGTGAGATCGCGATCGGTTATCGCTGTTCTAATCAAGGAACAAAAGAGTTTCAAGGCTATGGCATTGTTTTAAATCCGATCAAATTAGCGCCCATAAAATTAACACAGCGCGATCGGTTAATTGTGATTGGGGAAGACTTTTAA
- a CDS encoding efflux RND transporter periplasmic adaptor subunit, with protein MGLPGGVGKVKRPLLWGVGIITVGVLTVGSVSYFLNRGKQDYNLEALTVPVKQENLQVTIEASGTIQPIQSVNVSPKTSGRLEELYVEQGDRIEQGSAIARMENDQFQSQFERFQSNLEEAQARLAEAKAGPRIEEIEQARANLEQAKARLAEAQARIPENIAQLAFQVESAQSRFDLAQERLNRNEQLLTEGAIAQDRFDEVRNEYRNAQAALSEARQRLQEARNTDQPEIQRLEAAVAQARANLQQLESGTRQEEIDRLEASVRSAKAQLKEAEIQLQDTLVKAPFTGIVTQKYATEGAFVTPTTSASSTAAATSTSIIALAEGLEILAKVPEVDVTPLKKGQAVEIIADAFPDQVFKGEVKLIAPEAIVEQNVTSFEVRIDLLSGLQQLRSGMNVDVTFLGEELEKTIVIPTVAVVTQKGETGVIVVNEEEKPTFQPVTLGLTIDNQTQILEGLDNTDRVFIDLPEELRRQTELNNQ; from the coding sequence ATGGGATTACCTGGTGGGGTTGGTAAAGTGAAGCGTCCCTTATTGTGGGGAGTCGGAATAATTACTGTCGGTGTCTTGACAGTGGGATCAGTTTCTTATTTCCTCAATCGGGGAAAGCAGGATTATAATTTAGAAGCGTTGACCGTTCCTGTCAAACAAGAGAATTTACAGGTGACGATCGAAGCCAGTGGTACAATACAGCCTATCCAGAGTGTTAATGTCAGTCCAAAAACCTCTGGACGTTTGGAAGAACTGTATGTGGAACAGGGAGATCGCATCGAACAAGGAAGCGCGATTGCTCGCATGGAAAATGATCAGTTTCAATCACAATTCGAGCGGTTTCAGAGTAATCTAGAAGAAGCCCAAGCGCGGTTAGCGGAAGCAAAAGCAGGGCCACGCATTGAAGAAATTGAGCAAGCTCGTGCTAATCTAGAACAGGCAAAGGCTCGTTTGGCAGAAGCACAAGCCAGAATCCCTGAAAATATCGCACAATTAGCGTTTCAGGTGGAATCGGCTCAATCTCGGTTTGACCTAGCACAAGAACGGTTAAATCGCAATGAGCAATTACTCACAGAAGGCGCGATCGCCCAAGACCGTTTTGATGAAGTCCGCAACGAATATCGTAACGCACAAGCTGCCCTCTCAGAAGCCCGACAACGCCTTCAAGAAGCAAGAAACACTGATCAACCCGAAATTCAACGTTTAGAAGCAGCAGTGGCGCAAGCAAGAGCAAATCTGCAACAATTAGAAAGCGGGACGCGGCAAGAAGAAATCGATCGCTTAGAAGCGTCAGTTCGATCGGCAAAAGCACAACTAAAAGAAGCAGAAATTCAACTTCAAGATACATTAGTTAAAGCCCCATTTACAGGAATTGTTACTCAAAAATACGCCACAGAAGGGGCTTTTGTTACTCCCACGACTTCCGCATCCAGTACCGCCGCTGCTACTTCTACTTCTATTATCGCCCTTGCTGAAGGATTAGAGATATTGGCAAAAGTTCCCGAAGTTGATGTTACGCCCCTGAAAAAAGGACAAGCGGTAGAAATTATTGCGGATGCGTTTCCTGATCAAGTGTTTAAGGGTGAGGTAAAATTAATCGCACCCGAAGCAATTGTGGAACAAAATGTGACATCTTTTGAAGTGAGAATTGATTTACTTTCAGGGTTACAACAGCTTCGATCGGGGATGAATGTTGATGTTACTTTTTTAGGAGAAGAATTAGAAAAAACTATCGTGATTCCCACTGTCGCTGTCGTCACTCAAAAGGGAGAAACTGGTGTCATCGTGGTTAATGAAGAAGAAAAACCAACGTTTCAACCCGTAACTTTAGGTTTAACCATAGATAATCAAACCCAGATTTTAGAAGGTTTAGACAACACCGATCGCGTTTTTATTGATTTACCAGAAGAGTTGAGAAGACAAACCGAACTCAATAATCAATAA
- a CDS encoding pentapeptide repeat-containing protein, which produces MNAEFIATESLSEGGITAEKKVWEVIKVAFSERECVAYWRYPIFSTVGKFRKEPDILLLDRAWGIIIIEVKALLIDQIQTITGHLWRYQNFYTAQGNPYQQAENQLFSLLNYCHHEPSLRNKITSRVLVALPNITQAEWEKRGFHLLPSQPPLLLQTDLDSTSDLWGKIQQTSFLSQGDKLTAKQWQLLLSIISGTPLYQKPNYRVLSPPESRGKVLQKLNQSISEFDQQQERIGKQIPSGLQRIRGIAGSGKTAILCQKAAQMHLKHPQWDIALVFFSRSLYSVIIDQLNQWLNRFSEKEIKFNPSISKLQVFHAWGAKNQPGLYRVICEGAGVSPLTLQDIPKSDRYQPQRAIALACDRLLAQTSIPQLFDAILIDEGQDLLVDEKSNLTTRQPFYQLAYQALRPVHPTQPQQKRLIWTYDEAQSLDHLSLPTPAEIFGEKLAHLLNGEYSDGIKKTEILSRCYRLPHPVITLAHGIGMGLLRREGMLTGVTHPRDWEALGYEVTGSFQPQETITLKRPPKNSPHPLPSLWKGEIIRFQSYPTRQEELTALANNILVNLRHEGLRPCGNILVLVLGNGFEGKQLETEVAKFLYQQGIDIYLPSAPDCNIFDFSSSQRNPNQFWCQGGVTVSRIPRSKGQEADMVYIVGLDQVGKAEANIYLRNQLFTAITRTRAWVTLSGIGDYRFYDELQAVMRSGDTFRFVYRQPPLREIPITSIGEFLTRYAAGERNFQNIDLSGADLSYFNLKECNFVGANLKGTNLSYSCLESAKLVVANLEGANLFGANLRKAKLVGAVLRDCFWEEADLTHADLE; this is translated from the coding sequence ATGAATGCTGAATTTATCGCAACTGAATCCTTATCAGAAGGAGGAATAACCGCAGAAAAAAAGGTTTGGGAGGTGATAAAAGTTGCCTTTTCAGAACGAGAATGTGTCGCTTATTGGCGTTATCCGATCTTTTCGACGGTGGGAAAGTTTCGCAAAGAACCTGATATTTTGTTGCTCGATCGCGCTTGGGGAATTATAATTATTGAAGTCAAGGCTTTGCTCATTGATCAAATCCAAACCATTACGGGACATCTTTGGCGTTATCAAAACTTTTACACCGCTCAAGGAAACCCTTATCAACAAGCAGAAAATCAACTGTTTTCTCTCCTCAATTATTGTCACCATGAACCCAGTTTAAGAAACAAAATTACCAGTCGTGTTTTAGTGGCTTTACCAAACATTACCCAAGCAGAATGGGAAAAACGAGGCTTTCATTTACTCCCCAGTCAACCCCCTTTATTACTCCAAACCGATCTCGATTCCACATCAGATTTATGGGGGAAAATTCAACAAACCAGTTTCCTTTCACAAGGAGACAAACTCACCGCAAAACAATGGCAGCTTCTCCTCTCTATTATTAGTGGAACACCGCTTTATCAAAAACCAAATTATCGAGTGCTTTCTCCTCCAGAAAGTCGCGGAAAAGTGCTACAAAAACTCAATCAATCCATCTCAGAATTTGATCAGCAACAGGAAAGAATCGGGAAACAAATTCCTTCAGGTTTACAACGGATTCGAGGGATTGCTGGTTCTGGAAAAACTGCTATTTTATGCCAAAAAGCGGCGCAAATGCACTTAAAACATCCGCAATGGGATATTGCTCTCGTTTTCTTTTCTCGTAGTCTTTATTCTGTCATCATTGACCAACTCAATCAATGGTTAAATCGCTTCAGTGAGAAGGAAATTAAATTTAATCCTTCAATCTCTAAATTACAAGTATTTCATGCTTGGGGAGCAAAAAATCAGCCTGGATTGTATCGTGTAATTTGTGAAGGCGCTGGTGTTTCTCCTCTCACTCTTCAAGATATCCCCAAGAGCGATCGATATCAGCCCCAAAGAGCGATCGCGCTGGCGTGCGATCGACTATTAGCCCAAACCTCGATCCCACAACTATTTGACGCGATTCTGATTGATGAAGGACAAGACTTATTAGTTGATGAGAAAAGCAACTTAACAACCAGACAACCCTTTTACCAATTAGCTTACCAAGCACTGCGTCCAGTTCATCCCACGCAACCGCAACAGAAAAGATTAATTTGGACGTATGACGAAGCACAAAGTTTAGATCATCTTTCCCTTCCCACCCCCGCCGAAATTTTTGGCGAGAAATTAGCCCATCTGCTAAACGGGGAGTATAGCGACGGAATCAAAAAAACAGAAATTTTATCTCGATGTTACCGTCTTCCCCATCCCGTGATTACTTTGGCTCATGGCATTGGTATGGGATTATTAAGACGAGAAGGAATGTTAACTGGTGTCACCCATCCCAGAGACTGGGAAGCATTGGGGTATGAAGTAACAGGAAGTTTTCAACCCCAAGAAACGATCACCCTGAAACGCCCTCCGAAAAATTCTCCTCATCCTCTTCCTAGTTTATGGAAAGGAGAGATTATCCGTTTTCAAAGTTATCCCACCCGTCAAGAAGAATTAACCGCTTTAGCCAACAACATTTTAGTTAATTTGCGTCACGAGGGATTACGCCCTTGTGGTAATATCTTAGTCTTAGTTTTGGGGAATGGGTTTGAGGGGAAACAGTTAGAGACAGAAGTGGCAAAATTCCTTTATCAGCAAGGAATTGATATTTATCTCCCTAGCGCACCCGATTGTAATATTTTTGATTTTTCTTCCTCTCAACGCAACCCGAATCAGTTTTGGTGTCAAGGAGGGGTAACCGTGTCACGAATCCCTCGATCGAAAGGACAGGAAGCTGATATGGTGTATATTGTGGGGTTAGATCAGGTGGGGAAAGCAGAAGCCAACATCTATTTACGCAATCAATTATTTACTGCGATCACTCGCACTCGTGCTTGGGTAACCTTAAGTGGTATTGGCGACTATCGATTTTATGATGAGTTACAAGCAGTGATGAGGAGTGGGGATACGTTTCGCTTTGTTTATCGTCAACCGCCATTAAGGGAGATTCCCATTACATCAATCGGGGAATTTTTAACTCGATATGCAGCCGGAGAGCGCAATTTTCAAAACATTGATTTATCTGGCGCAGACTTGAGCTATTTTAATCTTAAGGAATGTAATTTTGTTGGGGCAAATCTAAAAGGAACAAATTTGAGTTACAGTTGTTTAGAGTCAGCAAAATTAGTGGTCGCTAATTTAGAAGGGGCGAATTTATTTGGAGCAAATTTACGCAAAGCCAAATTAGTGGGAGCAGTTTTAAGAGATTGTTTTTGGGAAGAGGCTGATCTCACTCATGCTGATTTAGAATGA
- a CDS encoding universal stress protein — MSLFKRDRVLVPIDFSESCFYALEEAMKEMDSGEKVHILHVLRPLNPGDPGMIWHTVDNETRRRHVEKVFYKRYPDPEYKKAPFNVVVGKPARKIIDYAKKNQIELIIIPSHAHQGLNRFALGSVAERVVRQAPCPVLVLRD; from the coding sequence ATGAGTTTATTTAAGCGCGATCGAGTTTTAGTTCCCATTGACTTTTCCGAGTCCTGTTTCTATGCTTTAGAAGAAGCAATGAAGGAAATGGACAGTGGCGAGAAGGTTCATATTTTGCACGTTTTGCGTCCCCTGAATCCAGGTGATCCTGGAATGATTTGGCATACAGTAGATAACGAAACTCGTCGTCGTCATGTGGAAAAAGTGTTTTATAAACGCTATCCTGATCCCGAATATAAAAAAGCACCATTTAATGTTGTTGTTGGTAAACCCGCGAGAAAAATTATTGATTACGCTAAAAAAAATCAGATTGAACTAATTATAATTCCTTCTCACGCTCATCAGGGTTTAAATCGTTTTGCTTTGGGATCAGTCGCAGAAAGAGTAGTTCGTCAAGCGCCTTGTCCAGTGCTAGTTTTACGGGATTAA
- a CDS encoding DUF4351 domain-containing protein — protein MLSVWKIIVEANPELPEGGEVTMPLPQAFLEWEQQVEERGKKAEAQSLVWRLISRRFGDIPSSVQTQIEELEIEETEALAEALLDFTSIDNLQRWLQQNEGGTE, from the coding sequence TTGTTATCAGTATGGAAAATCATCGTCGAAGCTAATCCAGAACTCCCAGAAGGGGGGGAGGTAACTATGCCCTTGCCACAAGCCTTTTTAGAATGGGAACAACAAGTTGAAGAACGCGGGAAAAAAGCAGAAGCCCAATCGCTAGTCTGGCGACTAATTTCACGGCGCTTTGGAGACATTCCTTCCTCCGTTCAAACCCAGATTGAGGAGTTAGAGATTGAGGAAACTGAAGCCCTTGCGGAAGCTCTGTTGGATTTTACCTCGATCGATAATCTTCAGCGTTGGTTACAACAGAATGAGGGAGGAACAGAATAA
- the lpxB gene encoding lipid-A-disaccharide synthase, translated as MATDRSVLRIFISTGEVSGDLQGALLVESLYQQAQASNFPLEIFALGGERMAKAGATLLGNTTNIGSVGLLESLPFVIPTWQVQRKAKAFLRASPPDVLVLIDYMGPNLAIGNYVRRYLPQLPIVYYIAPQAWVWSPFLGDAKAIADVSDYLLAVFPEEARFFAKQGVNVTWVGHPLLDRMATAPTRQEARQTLEIGQSEKIVTLVPASRQQEIEYLLPVILEAAAVLQQKLPEIQFLLPLSTPELARVIQKAIKAYALSIKIIPEDTLSAIAAADLAITKSGTVNLELALLNVPQVVLYRVNPMTMWLGRTFLNFSVPFISPTNLVLNQAIVPELLQEKATVSRVVEEAITLLTDDKKREKMLTEYQRVREGLGGRGVVDRAAKKIIALIQK; from the coding sequence ATGGCAACCGATAGGTCTGTTTTACGGATATTTATCAGCACAGGAGAGGTATCTGGGGATTTACAGGGGGCGTTACTGGTAGAATCCCTTTATCAACAAGCCCAAGCCTCTAATTTCCCCCTAGAAATCTTTGCTTTGGGAGGGGAACGCATGGCGAAAGCGGGTGCAACTTTATTGGGAAATACCACCAATATTGGTTCGGTTGGGCTTTTGGAGTCGCTTCCGTTTGTGATTCCCACCTGGCAAGTTCAACGAAAAGCAAAGGCGTTTTTAAGAGCATCTCCCCCTGATGTGTTGGTGTTGATTGATTATATGGGACCGAATCTGGCGATCGGGAATTATGTTCGTCGGTATCTCCCACAGTTACCAATTGTTTATTATATCGCTCCCCAAGCGTGGGTTTGGTCGCCTTTTTTGGGTGATGCGAAAGCGATCGCGGATGTGAGTGATTACTTATTGGCAGTCTTTCCAGAAGAAGCGCGATTTTTTGCAAAGCAAGGGGTGAATGTGACTTGGGTGGGTCATCCATTGCTCGATCGCATGGCAACCGCACCCACTCGCCAAGAAGCCCGACAAACGCTAGAAATTGGGCAATCAGAGAAGATTGTCACCTTAGTTCCAGCCTCTCGTCAGCAAGAAATTGAATATCTATTGCCAGTGATTTTAGAAGCAGCAGCAGTATTACAGCAAAAATTGCCAGAGATACAGTTTCTGTTGCCTTTATCAACGCCAGAATTGGCAAGGGTGATTCAAAAAGCGATTAAAGCCTATGCTCTCTCTATCAAGATTATTCCAGAAGATACCTTAAGCGCGATCGCCGCTGCGGATTTAGCAATTACAAAATCAGGAACAGTTAACTTAGAATTAGCCTTATTAAATGTGCCGCAAGTGGTTTTATATCGGGTTAATCCGATGACAATGTGGCTAGGACGAACGTTTTTAAACTTTTCCGTTCCCTTTATTTCCCCCACTAATTTAGTCTTAAATCAAGCAATTGTCCCTGAATTATTACAAGAAAAAGCAACGGTTTCTCGCGTTGTAGAAGAAGCGATAACTTTATTAACTGATGATAAAAAACGGGAGAAAATGTTAACCGAATATCAACGAGTGCGAGAGGGATTAGGAGGAAGGGGAGTGGTCGATCGAGCCGCGAAAAAAATCATTGCTTTAATTCAGAAATAA